A single window of Nicotiana sylvestris chromosome 3, ASM39365v2, whole genome shotgun sequence DNA harbors:
- the LOC104225203 gene encoding pyridoxine/pyridoxamine 5'-phosphate oxidase 1, chloroplastic-like isoform X2, whose translation MEKSTDEISYVSQQEAIEIDEMLMGPLGSSVDQLMVYSSSDYTRVLVICGPGNNGGDGLVAARHLHHFGYKPSICYPKRNTKPLFAALVTQLESLSIPFLSEEQLSVQLSSDYDIIVDAIFGFSFHGTPRLPFDSLIRKLVSVRNQQCTHQKAAVIISVDVPSGWHVEDGDVFGDGIKPDMLVSLTAPKLCAKMFFGTHHFLGGRFVPQSIIDKFKLKLPPYPGTSMCVRIGNLPQTNLSAQKGIFASSESLEEVEEDPIYQFQKWLSDALAAGIKEPHYMVLSTADKDAKPSSRMMSLEGVNKDGFVWQTNYGSRKAREILENPQASLLFYWGPLKRQVRVEGFVEQVSEEESEQYFSSLSRDNQIRPIVSKQSRPIHEREVLRQQYRELEEKYHDRTSIPRPKHWGGYRLIPEFFEFWQGEESQVHLKLRYSVEEIDGRRVWRIHRLVPQLAESASSL comes from the exons ATGGAGAAGAGCACAGACGAGATATCATATGTGAGCCAGCAAGAAGCTATAGAAATTGATGAGATGTTGATGGGTCCTCTTGGTTCTAGTGTGGATCAGCTCATG GTCTATAGTTCAAGTGACTATACTCGCGTGCTAGTTATATGTGGTCCTGGTAACAATGGCGGGGATGGTCTTGTAGCTGCTCGACACCTGCATCACTTTGGTTATAAGCCTTCCATTTGTTATCCAAAACGAAATACTAAACCTCTTTTTGCTGCTTTGGTCACCCAG CTTGAATCACTGTCAATTCCATTCCTATCGGAGGAACAACTATCCGTACAACTTTCAAGTGACTATGATATTATTGTGGATGCAATTTTTGGATTCTCATTCCATG GCACCCCAAGGCTACCGTTTGACAGCCTCATTAGAAAGCTGGTCTCTGTAAGAAACCAGCAGTGCACACATCAGAAAGCAGCTGTTATTATATCTGTAGATGTGCCTTCAGGGTGGCATGTTGAAGACGGAGACGTTTTTGGTGACGGCATTAAACCTGATATGTTG GTCTCTTTGACTGCTCCAAAATTGTGCGCCAAAATGTTTTTTGGCACACATCATTTTTTAGGAGGAAGATTCGTTCCACAGTCTATCATAGACAAATTCAAGTTAAAACTCCCTCCTTATCCTGGCACTTCCATGTGTGTTCGAATTGGAAATCTTCCACAAACCAATTTATCGGCACAAAAAGGAATATTTGCATCTTCTGAATCACTTGAGGAGGTGGAGGAAGATCCAATTTATCAG TTTCAAAAGTGGCTTAGTGATGCATTGGCAGCTGGAATCAAAGAACCCCATTATATGGTCCTATCAACAGCTGATAAAGATGCAAAACC TTCATCGCGAATGATGTCATTAGAAGGAGTAAATAAAGATGGTTTTGTCTG GCAAACCAACTATGGGAGCCGAAAAGCTCGTGAAATTCTTGAAAATCCTCAAGCATCACTTCTCTTTTATTGGGGTCCTTTGAAGCGCCAG GTAAGAGTGGAGGGATTTGTGGAGCAAGTTTCTGAGGAGGAATCTGAACAATACTTCTCTAGTCTTTCTCGAGATAACCAGATTAGACCAATAGTTAGTAAGCAG AGCAGACCGATTCATGAAAGAGAGGTTCTCCGTCAACAGTACAGAGAATTAGAGGAGAAGTACCATGATAG AACTTCCATACCAAGACCCAAACACTGGGGTGGTTACCGGCTTATTCCAGAGTTTTTCGAGTTTTGGCAGGGAGAGGAATCTCAGGTGCACCTCAA ATTGCGCTATTCTGTGGAGGAGATTGATGGAAGAAGAGTATGGAGAATTCATAGATTGGTACCACAATTAGCAGAATCAGCATCTTCATTGTGA
- the LOC104225203 gene encoding pyridoxine/pyridoxamine 5'-phosphate oxidase 1, chloroplastic-like isoform X1 codes for MEKSTDEISYVSQQEAIEIDEMLMGPLGSSVDQLMELAGLSVASAIGEVYSSSDYTRVLVICGPGNNGGDGLVAARHLHHFGYKPSICYPKRNTKPLFAALVTQLESLSIPFLSEEQLSVQLSSDYDIIVDAIFGFSFHGTPRLPFDSLIRKLVSVRNQQCTHQKAAVIISVDVPSGWHVEDGDVFGDGIKPDMLVSLTAPKLCAKMFFGTHHFLGGRFVPQSIIDKFKLKLPPYPGTSMCVRIGNLPQTNLSAQKGIFASSESLEEVEEDPIYQFQKWLSDALAAGIKEPHYMVLSTADKDAKPSSRMMSLEGVNKDGFVWQTNYGSRKAREILENPQASLLFYWGPLKRQVRVEGFVEQVSEEESEQYFSSLSRDNQIRPIVSKQSRPIHEREVLRQQYRELEEKYHDRTSIPRPKHWGGYRLIPEFFEFWQGEESQVHLKLRYSVEEIDGRRVWRIHRLVPQLAESASSL; via the exons ATGGAGAAGAGCACAGACGAGATATCATATGTGAGCCAGCAAGAAGCTATAGAAATTGATGAGATGTTGATGGGTCCTCTTGGTTCTAGTGTGGATCAGCTCATG GAATTGGCGGGCTTGAGTGTTGCCTCTGCTATTGGAGAG GTCTATAGTTCAAGTGACTATACTCGCGTGCTAGTTATATGTGGTCCTGGTAACAATGGCGGGGATGGTCTTGTAGCTGCTCGACACCTGCATCACTTTGGTTATAAGCCTTCCATTTGTTATCCAAAACGAAATACTAAACCTCTTTTTGCTGCTTTGGTCACCCAG CTTGAATCACTGTCAATTCCATTCCTATCGGAGGAACAACTATCCGTACAACTTTCAAGTGACTATGATATTATTGTGGATGCAATTTTTGGATTCTCATTCCATG GCACCCCAAGGCTACCGTTTGACAGCCTCATTAGAAAGCTGGTCTCTGTAAGAAACCAGCAGTGCACACATCAGAAAGCAGCTGTTATTATATCTGTAGATGTGCCTTCAGGGTGGCATGTTGAAGACGGAGACGTTTTTGGTGACGGCATTAAACCTGATATGTTG GTCTCTTTGACTGCTCCAAAATTGTGCGCCAAAATGTTTTTTGGCACACATCATTTTTTAGGAGGAAGATTCGTTCCACAGTCTATCATAGACAAATTCAAGTTAAAACTCCCTCCTTATCCTGGCACTTCCATGTGTGTTCGAATTGGAAATCTTCCACAAACCAATTTATCGGCACAAAAAGGAATATTTGCATCTTCTGAATCACTTGAGGAGGTGGAGGAAGATCCAATTTATCAG TTTCAAAAGTGGCTTAGTGATGCATTGGCAGCTGGAATCAAAGAACCCCATTATATGGTCCTATCAACAGCTGATAAAGATGCAAAACC TTCATCGCGAATGATGTCATTAGAAGGAGTAAATAAAGATGGTTTTGTCTG GCAAACCAACTATGGGAGCCGAAAAGCTCGTGAAATTCTTGAAAATCCTCAAGCATCACTTCTCTTTTATTGGGGTCCTTTGAAGCGCCAG GTAAGAGTGGAGGGATTTGTGGAGCAAGTTTCTGAGGAGGAATCTGAACAATACTTCTCTAGTCTTTCTCGAGATAACCAGATTAGACCAATAGTTAGTAAGCAG AGCAGACCGATTCATGAAAGAGAGGTTCTCCGTCAACAGTACAGAGAATTAGAGGAGAAGTACCATGATAG AACTTCCATACCAAGACCCAAACACTGGGGTGGTTACCGGCTTATTCCAGAGTTTTTCGAGTTTTGGCAGGGAGAGGAATCTCAGGTGCACCTCAA ATTGCGCTATTCTGTGGAGGAGATTGATGGAAGAAGAGTATGGAGAATTCATAGATTGGTACCACAATTAGCAGAATCAGCATCTTCATTGTGA
- the LOC104225203 gene encoding pyridoxine/pyridoxamine 5'-phosphate oxidase 1, chloroplastic-like isoform X3, with protein MEKSTDEISYVSQQEAIEIDEMLMGPLGSSVDQLMELAGLSVASAIGEVYSSSDYTRVLVICGPGNNGGDGLVAARHLHHFGYKPSICYPKRNTKPLFAALVTQLESLSIPFLSEEQLSVQLSSDYDIIVDAIFGFSFHGTPRLPFDSLIRKLVSVRNQQCTHQKAAVIISVDVPSGWHVEDGDVFGDGIKPDMLVSLTAPKLCAKMFFGTHHFLGGRFVPQSIIDKFKLKLPPYPGTSMCVRIGNLPQTNLSAQKGIFASSESLEEVEEDPIYQFQKWLSDALAAGIKEPHYMVLSTADKDAKPSSRMMSLEGVNKDGFVWQTNYGSRKAREILENPQASLLFYWGPLKRQVRVEGFVEQVSEEESEQYFSSLSRDNQIRPIVSKQSRPIHEREVLRQQYRELEEKYHDRTSIPRPKHWGGYRLIPEFFEFWQGEESQIALFCGGD; from the exons ATGGAGAAGAGCACAGACGAGATATCATATGTGAGCCAGCAAGAAGCTATAGAAATTGATGAGATGTTGATGGGTCCTCTTGGTTCTAGTGTGGATCAGCTCATG GAATTGGCGGGCTTGAGTGTTGCCTCTGCTATTGGAGAG GTCTATAGTTCAAGTGACTATACTCGCGTGCTAGTTATATGTGGTCCTGGTAACAATGGCGGGGATGGTCTTGTAGCTGCTCGACACCTGCATCACTTTGGTTATAAGCCTTCCATTTGTTATCCAAAACGAAATACTAAACCTCTTTTTGCTGCTTTGGTCACCCAG CTTGAATCACTGTCAATTCCATTCCTATCGGAGGAACAACTATCCGTACAACTTTCAAGTGACTATGATATTATTGTGGATGCAATTTTTGGATTCTCATTCCATG GCACCCCAAGGCTACCGTTTGACAGCCTCATTAGAAAGCTGGTCTCTGTAAGAAACCAGCAGTGCACACATCAGAAAGCAGCTGTTATTATATCTGTAGATGTGCCTTCAGGGTGGCATGTTGAAGACGGAGACGTTTTTGGTGACGGCATTAAACCTGATATGTTG GTCTCTTTGACTGCTCCAAAATTGTGCGCCAAAATGTTTTTTGGCACACATCATTTTTTAGGAGGAAGATTCGTTCCACAGTCTATCATAGACAAATTCAAGTTAAAACTCCCTCCTTATCCTGGCACTTCCATGTGTGTTCGAATTGGAAATCTTCCACAAACCAATTTATCGGCACAAAAAGGAATATTTGCATCTTCTGAATCACTTGAGGAGGTGGAGGAAGATCCAATTTATCAG TTTCAAAAGTGGCTTAGTGATGCATTGGCAGCTGGAATCAAAGAACCCCATTATATGGTCCTATCAACAGCTGATAAAGATGCAAAACC TTCATCGCGAATGATGTCATTAGAAGGAGTAAATAAAGATGGTTTTGTCTG GCAAACCAACTATGGGAGCCGAAAAGCTCGTGAAATTCTTGAAAATCCTCAAGCATCACTTCTCTTTTATTGGGGTCCTTTGAAGCGCCAG GTAAGAGTGGAGGGATTTGTGGAGCAAGTTTCTGAGGAGGAATCTGAACAATACTTCTCTAGTCTTTCTCGAGATAACCAGATTAGACCAATAGTTAGTAAGCAG AGCAGACCGATTCATGAAAGAGAGGTTCTCCGTCAACAGTACAGAGAATTAGAGGAGAAGTACCATGATAG AACTTCCATACCAAGACCCAAACACTGGGGTGGTTACCGGCTTATTCCAGAGTTTTTCGAGTTTTGGCAGGGAGAGGAATCTCAG ATTGCGCTATTCTGTGGAGGAGATTGA